A window of the Glaciimonas sp. CA11.2 genome harbors these coding sequences:
- the cobI gene encoding precorrin-2 C(20)-methyltransferase has translation MTELKVTKISKENNLGTFWGVGVGPGPSGYLPLAALEVLQKADLIYAPRARSADTSVALQCLAGIELGLEPGSPRLREIEFNMDPDRNVLSEHYAQLADAIAMELRAGRNVAYLTIGDTMTYSTYGYVLAALLTRLPHLPHRTFPGITSYAAAAAALGWPLGEGKERTLILPCPEDAAALRQEIDTHDVVVLMKVGARLPWVLALLRDMGIAEHCAFARRIGLSGELIAADVTTLSATEAMGYLATLLIRKTPRETR, from the coding sequence TTGACCGAATTAAAGGTGACTAAAATTAGTAAAGAAAATAACCTCGGCACTTTCTGGGGCGTTGGTGTCGGGCCGGGACCATCAGGATATCTGCCATTGGCAGCGCTGGAAGTTCTACAAAAAGCGGATTTGATTTACGCGCCACGTGCACGAAGTGCGGATACTTCGGTGGCGTTGCAATGTCTGGCTGGGATCGAACTAGGGCTTGAACCTGGATCGCCGCGTTTGCGCGAGATTGAATTTAATATGGACCCGGATCGTAATGTGCTGAGCGAGCATTATGCGCAACTGGCAGACGCTATTGCCATGGAGCTTCGGGCCGGTCGCAATGTGGCGTATTTGACCATTGGCGACACCATGACTTATTCGACTTATGGTTATGTATTGGCTGCATTGCTGACACGATTGCCGCATTTGCCGCATCGCACCTTTCCGGGGATTACCAGTTATGCCGCTGCCGCTGCCGCACTGGGCTGGCCGCTTGGAGAAGGTAAGGAGCGCACGTTGATCTTGCCATGCCCGGAAGATGCCGCGGCTTTGCGTCAGGAGATCGACACGCATGATGTCGTGGTGTTGATGAAAGTCGGCGCACGTCTACCGTGGGTGTTGGCCTTATTGCGTGACATGGGTATCGCTGAACATTGCGCCTTTGCGCGGCGGATTGGCCTTTCGGGCGAATTGATCGCAGCAGACGTGACCACGCTATCGGCGACCGAAGCGATGGGATATCTGGCGACGCTGCTGATTCGCAAAACACCGAGAGAAACTAGATAG
- a CDS encoding cobalt-precorrin-7 (C(5))-methyltransferase codes for MIICIGAGPGDIGYLTQRGAELIRAADVVAGFDAVVNVIQSIIPATAEVVLMNYRDQVAQLDLVAKAHHEGKRCVVVFMGDIHFSGFQYLERVERACGHSVETLPGISSAQILASRAKVCFDETTFITFHRRGDLTPFKRHLVHVLQDARNAIVIPCPWDAARSFMPPHIATYLLEQGIDPQHPTEVWENLTRAEAEWHGTLAECAHKTFSDMSIMLIRTLAPMDSQIEAAPEAK; via the coding sequence ATGATCATCTGTATCGGCGCCGGTCCCGGCGACATTGGCTATCTCACACAGCGTGGCGCAGAATTGATTCGTGCTGCGGATGTCGTGGCGGGGTTTGATGCGGTCGTTAATGTTATCCAGAGCATCATTCCAGCGACTGCCGAAGTGGTCCTCATGAATTATCGTGATCAGGTCGCGCAACTGGATCTGGTGGCCAAAGCGCATCACGAAGGCAAACGCTGCGTCGTGGTGTTTATGGGCGATATTCACTTTAGCGGTTTTCAGTATCTGGAACGGGTTGAGCGTGCTTGCGGTCATTCTGTGGAGACTTTGCCAGGTATTTCATCGGCACAAATACTGGCTTCGCGTGCGAAGGTTTGTTTTGACGAAACCACGTTCATTACCTTCCATCGACGTGGCGATTTGACGCCGTTCAAGCGTCATCTGGTGCACGTGCTTCAGGATGCGCGCAATGCGATTGTTATTCCGTGTCCATGGGATGCCGCCCGTTCGTTTATGCCGCCGCATATTGCGACTTATTTGCTGGAGCAAGGTATTGATCCACAACATCCAACCGAAGTCTGGGAAAATCTGACACGCGCCGAGGCCGAGTGGCATGGCACGTTGGCAGAATGCGCACACAAGACGTTCAGCGACATGAGTATTATGTTGATACGGACGTTGGCACCGATGGATAGCCAGATCGAAGCGGCACCGGAGGCCAAATGA
- the cbiD gene encoding cobalt-precorrin-5B (C(1))-methyltransferase CbiD — MYPSDASAPDAERAEFDLGVLAPNGLKRGRTTGSCATAAVTAALRLMLHGEKVQEVDVFLPDGKHFLIVPIMKVCWVDDDAQETVRAEVLKDGGDDPDSTHGATIFAEVRRNAIGEVRFFAGEGVGTATQPGLRVAVGEPAINPVPRAMMRQAVAMQLQGLANIVVADAGFDLTIGCMNGAEIARKTFNPRLGIIGGISILGTSGIVEPMSMASWIASIEVYVRVALAGDADSVAFLPGKIGREFAKDVLGLPEKRAVQIANFLGDSLDFTQTALEEEGRRLSVLWLAGHPGKLAKVLDGVWDTHSSKSNMAMGVVARVAAERGYPAALVEELANANTVEAAMERLKGAATAHDAQALWMDMERRIAVCAQSRVPAVDRVEVRLFDLHGNALGQRDA, encoded by the coding sequence ATGTACCCGTCTGACGCATCTGCACCGGATGCCGAACGCGCCGAGTTCGATCTCGGCGTGTTGGCACCAAATGGTCTGAAGCGTGGACGCACAACCGGTAGTTGTGCAACGGCGGCAGTCACGGCGGCTTTGCGGTTGATGTTACACGGCGAAAAAGTACAGGAAGTTGACGTTTTTTTGCCAGACGGTAAGCATTTTTTGATCGTGCCGATTATGAAAGTTTGCTGGGTTGATGATGACGCGCAAGAAACCGTTCGGGCTGAAGTATTAAAAGATGGTGGCGACGATCCTGATAGCACGCATGGGGCGACAATCTTCGCCGAAGTGCGACGTAATGCGATTGGTGAAGTGCGGTTTTTTGCGGGTGAAGGTGTTGGTACTGCAACACAACCGGGTTTGCGCGTCGCAGTCGGTGAACCGGCGATCAATCCTGTGCCGCGCGCGATGATGCGGCAAGCAGTGGCGATGCAATTGCAAGGTTTGGCGAACATCGTCGTAGCGGATGCAGGCTTCGATCTTACCATCGGCTGCATGAACGGCGCAGAGATTGCGCGCAAGACTTTCAATCCCCGATTGGGGATTATCGGTGGCATCTCAATTTTGGGAACCTCGGGCATTGTAGAGCCGATGTCGATGGCGTCCTGGATCGCCTCCATCGAAGTATATGTACGCGTGGCGCTGGCTGGCGACGCAGACAGCGTGGCGTTTTTGCCCGGCAAGATCGGGCGTGAGTTTGCTAAAGACGTATTGGGTTTGCCGGAAAAACGTGCGGTACAGATCGCCAATTTTCTAGGCGACTCACTGGATTTTACGCAAACTGCGCTGGAAGAAGAAGGTCGCCGATTGTCGGTGTTATGGCTAGCTGGACATCCGGGCAAGCTGGCAAAGGTGTTGGATGGTGTCTGGGATACCCATTCCAGTAAAAGCAATATGGCCATGGGCGTAGTGGCACGCGTGGCGGCAGAGCGCGGTTATCCGGCTGCTTTGGTGGAGGAGCTGGCGAACGCCAACACAGTGGAAGCGGCAATGGAACGGTTAAAGGGCGCAGCGACTGCGCATGATGCGCAAGCGTTGTGGATGGATATGGAACGACGGATTGCTGTCTGCGCACAAAGTCGCGTGCCAGCGGTAGATCGGGTCGAAGTGCGCTTGTTTGATTTACACGGCAATGCTTTAGGGCAGCGCGATGCGTGA
- a CDS encoding precorrin-8X methylmutase produces MNLAPPASSVSGFGIVIAGHGSRDPDAVREFEALVTLVRARAPQHAVSHGYLEFSSPTIGDALVAAVSANVAAGSTQIAVVPAVLLAARHAKNDMPAEVLAMARDYPAIDFHFGAPLNLHPQLLQLAQERIIAAEATSTQTIRRSDTCLVLVGRGTTDPDANSEVSKLARMLEEGMGFGSAMVCYSGTAKPLVADGLRAAAQLGFARLVVLPFFLFDGVLVKRIYAAVDDLQHRESNVDIVKAGYFGAHQHVADVIIERAREAVAGRADMNCSLCKYRVQIVGFEEQVGEPQRAHHLLVRGLLEKELQTMAEPTTAVAMPYVPHPIEAESFRIIAAGRDWSAFPAAHLTVLQRLVHTSGDFNAVDNIFVSAGAVETGIRALLRCKQIVTDVTMVQTGLKRALLEQLGIETWCGVHDRETHLLSAAQGITRSAAGMRRAFEKFGNDIVLAIGDAPTAIMEVTRLIRDHGWRPQLVIGLPVGFVGTRESKEDLRRCLQVPRITNSGTRGGSPWAASVVNGLMIDAQNQLAGYVPV; encoded by the coding sequence ATGAACCTTGCGCCTCCAGCATCCTCAGTCAGCGGCTTTGGCATCGTCATCGCCGGTCACGGTAGTCGCGATCCCGACGCCGTGCGCGAATTCGAGGCCTTGGTCACGTTGGTTCGCGCACGTGCGCCGCAGCATGCGGTGTCACATGGTTATCTGGAGTTTTCCAGCCCGACTATCGGTGATGCACTTGTTGCGGCAGTCAGTGCCAATGTGGCCGCAGGATCGACGCAGATAGCGGTCGTACCAGCCGTGTTACTGGCTGCGCGCCATGCCAAGAACGACATGCCCGCCGAAGTGCTGGCGATGGCGCGCGATTATCCGGCCATTGATTTTCACTTCGGTGCGCCGTTGAATTTACATCCGCAATTGTTGCAGCTGGCGCAAGAGCGCATCATCGCTGCCGAGGCCACATCCACCCAGACCATCCGTCGATCTGATACGTGTCTGGTGTTGGTGGGGCGCGGCACGACTGATCCTGATGCTAATAGTGAAGTTTCCAAACTGGCGCGGATGCTGGAAGAAGGCATGGGTTTCGGTAGCGCTATGGTGTGCTACTCAGGGACCGCCAAGCCACTTGTTGCGGATGGCCTCCGCGCTGCCGCACAGTTGGGATTCGCACGGCTTGTAGTGCTGCCTTTCTTCTTGTTTGATGGTGTATTGGTGAAGCGTATTTACGCCGCCGTGGACGATCTGCAACACCGCGAGTCGAATGTGGATATCGTGAAAGCCGGGTATTTCGGTGCACATCAACACGTCGCCGATGTCATTATCGAACGGGCGCGTGAGGCGGTCGCAGGCCGCGCCGATATGAACTGTAGCTTGTGCAAATATCGGGTGCAAATTGTTGGCTTTGAAGAGCAAGTCGGCGAACCACAGCGCGCCCACCATTTGCTGGTGCGCGGGTTGCTCGAAAAAGAGCTGCAAACTATGGCGGAGCCGACGACAGCGGTAGCAATGCCGTATGTGCCGCATCCAATTGAAGCCGAAAGTTTTCGCATCATCGCGGCAGGGCGTGACTGGTCGGCGTTTCCTGCTGCGCATCTCACGGTGCTACAACGTCTGGTGCATACCAGCGGCGATTTTAATGCGGTCGATAATATTTTTGTGTCGGCGGGTGCGGTTGAAACCGGGATTCGTGCTTTATTGCGCTGCAAGCAAATTGTCACGGATGTGACCATGGTGCAGACCGGATTGAAACGCGCTTTGCTGGAACAGCTCGGTATCGAAACCTGGTGCGGCGTCCATGATCGGGAGACCCATTTACTATCCGCTGCGCAAGGCATCACGCGCTCGGCGGCAGGTATGCGGCGTGCGTTTGAAAAGTTTGGTAATGACATCGTGTTAGCGATTGGTGATGCGCCTACCGCGATCATGGAAGTGACGCGGTTAATTCGTGATCACGGTTGGCGACCACAATTGGTGATTGGTTTACCGGTCGGCTTTGTGGGAACCCGCGAGAGTAAAGAGGATTTGCGCCGCTGTTTGCAAGTGCCACGCATTACGAATAGCGGCACGCGCGGGGGATCGCCGTGGGCCGCAAGCGTGGTCAATGGTCTGATGATCGACGCGCAGAATCAGCTTGCCGGGTATGTACCCGTCTGA
- a CDS encoding putative cobaltochelatase, with product MTILNFPFSAIVDQPQLKTALLLCAIDPTLGGVLIRGDKGTAKSTAARALPAILPRIERTVGCAFNCRPDEPSSLCDACIDSARTVTSASVPFVTLPLGATEDRVLGTLDLQRALKGDARTFQPGLLAAAHRGILYIDEVNLLADHLVDVLLDVAAMGVNSVQREGLSVKHPARLTLIGTMNLEEGDLRPQLLDRFGLMVEVFAPRDKTLRSEVVRRRIRYEADPTAFSTLWSVQQTALLAQLTAAQKLLPTVEMSDALLDLISHLCCEFEVASLRADIVMHKAARALAALEGRTSVTPEDIRQAAQLVLPHRRRRKPFEQPGLDQNKLDELMQQTTAPDLPSPSSNDASEHNPDQQDDTGDDTGKSNDAEQHQVFSIAAAANARQLSISGINAHGAAVVAGRRSDIQDASQGRMVRSIPDPHPRSLAIAATLRSAALRDPQDFQVTNQDLHAQVRVGKTANLILFVVDASGSMAAQRRMEAVKGAVLSLLTDAYQRRDEVAVITFGGQSAQLLLAPTRGIDLAEKSLRELPTGGRTPLPHALQLACELLQRRAQQSTAATPLLVILSDGKANVALTTGGDPWRETLELAAQLFDNGIAALVLDTEDGYLRLGRAAQLAEALGAECLTLEQLTADNLALTIRARMQ from the coding sequence ATGACAATATTGAATTTTCCTTTTTCCGCCATTGTCGACCAACCGCAGTTGAAGACCGCGTTGCTGCTGTGCGCGATCGACCCGACCCTTGGCGGTGTGTTGATTCGCGGCGACAAAGGCACCGCAAAAAGTACCGCCGCACGTGCCTTGCCAGCGATTCTGCCGCGCATTGAGCGGACCGTGGGATGTGCCTTTAACTGCCGCCCCGATGAGCCGTCAAGTTTATGCGATGCGTGTATCGATTCGGCTCGGACAGTTACGTCGGCGAGCGTACCGTTTGTGACCTTGCCGCTGGGTGCAACCGAAGATCGTGTCCTCGGCACGCTGGACTTGCAACGCGCATTGAAGGGCGACGCACGTACTTTTCAACCGGGTTTGCTGGCCGCCGCACATCGTGGAATTCTCTATATTGACGAGGTCAACTTGCTGGCCGATCATCTGGTCGATGTGTTGCTTGATGTGGCAGCGATGGGCGTCAATTCGGTACAACGGGAAGGTCTTTCGGTCAAGCATCCGGCGCGTCTGACGTTGATTGGCACGATGAATCTGGAGGAGGGAGACTTGCGACCGCAATTGCTGGATCGTTTTGGTCTCATGGTTGAGGTGTTCGCGCCGCGCGACAAAACACTTCGGTCAGAAGTAGTACGGCGTCGTATCCGGTATGAAGCCGATCCGACCGCCTTTTCTACACTCTGGTCGGTACAGCAAACAGCTTTGCTAGCCCAACTCACCGCTGCCCAAAAATTGCTGCCAACGGTCGAAATGAGCGATGCATTACTGGATCTGATCAGCCATCTTTGCTGCGAGTTTGAGGTTGCCAGTTTGCGTGCAGACATTGTTATGCACAAGGCGGCACGTGCATTGGCTGCGCTGGAAGGGCGCACAAGTGTCACGCCCGAGGATATCCGTCAGGCCGCGCAACTGGTATTGCCGCATCGTCGTCGTCGCAAGCCTTTTGAGCAGCCGGGTTTGGATCAAAATAAGCTTGATGAGTTGATGCAACAGACCACGGCACCTGATTTGCCATCGCCATCATCCAACGATGCATCAGAACATAATCCGGATCAGCAGGATGACACGGGAGACGACACGGGAAAATCGAACGACGCCGAACAGCATCAGGTATTTTCCATCGCCGCAGCCGCCAACGCCCGCCAACTCTCGATCTCCGGTATCAATGCCCACGGTGCAGCAGTCGTTGCCGGTCGCCGTAGCGACATTCAAGATGCTTCGCAAGGACGTATGGTGCGCAGTATTCCTGATCCGCATCCGCGTAGTCTGGCGATTGCCGCAACGTTGCGCTCTGCCGCGCTAAGAGATCCGCAAGACTTTCAAGTGACGAATCAAGATTTGCATGCGCAGGTCCGGGTAGGGAAAACGGCGAATCTTATTTTATTTGTTGTCGATGCTTCCGGCTCCATGGCAGCGCAACGTCGCATGGAAGCTGTGAAGGGCGCGGTGTTAAGTTTATTGACAGACGCTTATCAGCGCCGTGATGAAGTCGCCGTTATCACTTTTGGCGGCCAGTCCGCGCAATTGTTACTGGCACCGACGCGTGGGATTGATCTTGCTGAAAAGAGTTTGCGTGAACTTCCCACCGGTGGCCGCACGCCTTTACCGCATGCTTTGCAGTTGGCTTGCGAACTATTGCAACGACGCGCACAACAAAGCACAGCGGCAACCCCATTGCTGGTAATTCTCAGTGATGGCAAAGCCAACGTTGCGCTAACCACCGGCGGCGATCCATGGCGCGAGACCCTCGAATTGGCCGCACAACTGTTTGATAATGGCATTGCAGCGCTGGTGCTGGATACGGAAGATGGCTATTTGCGTCTGGGCCGAGCGGCGCAATTGGCCGAAGCGTTAGGTGCTGAATGCCTGACGTTGGAGCAACTCACTGCCGATAATCTGGCGTTGACGATTAGGGCGCGCATGCAATAA
- a CDS encoding cobaltochelatase subunit CobN: MSDAPPYSPGSAIALLTHTANDLTVLLSAKSQLPQDFPLVTGINLQTLDKESHIADLLSGDLAGTRIIILRVLGRLGGVPGFNELLRHARDNGCYLIAISGTGEPDPELAAVSTVSSAVAEQALSYFHAGGSVNLAQLLRYLSDHLMLTGFGYLPAQPLPDHGIYHPDLAEGATTADWMAVHSAQDKCDRPGVGIVFYRAHWMSGNTRFIDAMIAALEQRGMNVLPVFTSSLRSGADGESNLPTALRYFTADGKSGKREKKSALIDVLINTTAFAMGEITPGGPTPAGWSVSVLEQLNVPVLQAITSGMTQDQWQQSARGMNPLDAAMNVVLPEFDGRIITVPISFKTKAASAAGQMMEYAPMPDRIARVAGLAQRFARLKHTPNANKRVAFIFTNANSKAAQIGNAVGLDAPASLMAILRAMQARGYQTGELPENGTALIHDLIDRCAYDNTYLTEQQLRNAVGRVPAAQYAQWLADLPPEMQARMVAQWGAAPGAAYVHDDHVVLAGIALGNTFVALQPPRGYGMDPDAIYHQPDLPPTHHYYALYRWLRDTWRADAIVHVGKHGTLEWLPGKGVGLSENCFPDALLADMPLFYPFIINDPGEGAQAKRRAHAVVVDHLTPPMTTADTYGALAQLTQLVDEYYQVEVLDPSKLPLLQQQIWELVKQTNLDSDLQARLLHHDHDHDHDHDHDHGHGNGAHDHHDHEAEHDHPHAHDDKLPAALSTLDGAGVAHLIEDLDGYLCELGAAQIRDGLHILGERPADNQLVDMLVSLVRLPNQDVPGLQEEIAKLFGLSMDMLLDNKGRRLNADPALARLAQCAIVTRADALDAIDVLCRQLFVALQEKAFSTDAIEPVLTALFGGVAGAEAATQPLMQPTLVVTAARPFSMLSQAKKFQIKSSVARPANKIAPASLISSQTTERFVGLRRVITFACTNLVPNLARATDEIDNLLNGLDGGYIPAGPSGSPTRGMAHILPTGRNFYSVDPRSVPSQSAWRVGQQLANEVLSRHLRETGAYPESVAISIWGTSAMRTHGDDVAQILALLGVRPLWRPENRQLTGVEVIPLDQLKRPRIDVTTRISGFFRDAFPQLITLIDDAVNAVLILDEPLTHNFIRKHYLNELDGWLGKGMQETEAKRRATYRIFGAKPGSYGAGILPLIQEKNWQADTDFAEAYVNWGGYAYGREAQGIDERDAFSVRLSGVQVALHNQDNREHDIFDSDDYLQFHGGMIATIRALTGTQPKHYFGDSHDPARAQVRDLKEETLRVFRSRVVNPKWLASIQRHGYKGGLELTATVDYLFGYDATAQVMDDWMYEEVASTYGFDPTMQQFLQEANPWAQNAIAERLLEAASRGMWAAPKPETLDALRELYLRSETLLEARGETPRAG; this comes from the coding sequence ATGTCTGACGCGCCACCTTATTCTCCTGGTTCTGCCATCGCGTTGCTAACGCACACCGCCAATGATTTAACGGTATTGCTCAGCGCTAAAAGCCAATTGCCGCAGGATTTTCCGCTCGTGACCGGGATCAACCTGCAAACGCTAGATAAAGAATCTCACATCGCTGATCTGTTGTCGGGTGATCTGGCTGGCACGCGGATTATTATTTTGCGTGTGTTGGGACGATTGGGAGGCGTGCCGGGTTTTAACGAACTACTACGCCATGCACGTGACAATGGTTGTTATCTGATTGCCATCAGTGGCACGGGTGAGCCCGATCCTGAACTCGCCGCCGTCTCGACCGTCTCTTCAGCCGTGGCAGAGCAAGCGTTGTCTTATTTTCATGCCGGTGGCAGTGTCAACCTCGCGCAGTTGTTGCGCTACCTTTCGGATCATCTGATGTTGACCGGGTTCGGCTATCTACCAGCGCAACCTTTGCCGGACCATGGCATCTATCACCCCGATCTGGCGGAGGGCGCGACGACAGCCGATTGGATGGCTGTGCACTCGGCGCAGGATAAATGTGACCGGCCGGGTGTTGGCATCGTGTTTTATCGCGCCCATTGGATGAGTGGCAACACGCGCTTTATCGACGCGATGATCGCGGCACTGGAACAACGCGGCATGAACGTTTTGCCGGTGTTTACATCCTCGTTGCGCAGCGGCGCCGATGGTGAATCCAACTTGCCGACCGCGTTGCGGTATTTCACGGCAGACGGAAAAAGTGGTAAACGGGAAAAAAAATCAGCGCTAATCGATGTCTTGATCAACACCACCGCGTTTGCCATGGGCGAGATTACCCCGGGCGGACCGACTCCCGCCGGATGGTCGGTATCGGTGCTGGAACAACTTAACGTTCCCGTGTTGCAAGCGATCACCAGCGGCATGACGCAAGATCAGTGGCAACAATCTGCGCGGGGTATGAACCCGCTGGATGCGGCGATGAACGTGGTTTTGCCAGAGTTTGATGGCCGTATCATTACCGTCCCCATTTCTTTCAAGACCAAAGCTGCCAGCGCCGCTGGTCAGATGATGGAATATGCACCGATGCCGGATCGCATCGCCAGAGTGGCGGGACTGGCACAGCGATTTGCGCGCCTGAAACATACGCCAAACGCGAATAAGCGCGTGGCATTTATTTTTACCAATGCCAATAGCAAAGCCGCCCAAATCGGCAACGCGGTCGGCCTTGATGCGCCCGCCTCGTTGATGGCAATTCTGCGGGCTATGCAAGCGCGAGGTTACCAAACGGGGGAGTTGCCGGAGAACGGCACCGCCTTGATTCATGACCTAATTGATCGCTGCGCGTACGACAATACCTATCTCACCGAACAGCAGTTACGCAACGCGGTTGGACGCGTTCCAGCCGCACAATATGCGCAGTGGCTGGCCGATTTGCCGCCAGAAATGCAAGCGCGCATGGTCGCCCAATGGGGCGCAGCACCCGGTGCGGCCTATGTGCACGACGATCACGTAGTGTTGGCAGGAATCGCGTTAGGCAATACCTTTGTCGCATTGCAGCCGCCGCGTGGCTACGGGATGGACCCGGACGCGATCTATCATCAGCCGGACTTACCGCCGACGCATCACTATTACGCGTTGTATCGCTGGCTGCGTGACACATGGCGCGCCGATGCGATCGTCCATGTCGGCAAGCACGGCACGCTGGAATGGTTGCCCGGCAAAGGTGTTGGCTTGTCGGAAAATTGCTTTCCCGATGCGCTGCTCGCGGATATGCCCTTGTTTTACCCGTTCATTATCAACGACCCGGGCGAGGGCGCACAGGCCAAACGGCGCGCGCACGCGGTCGTTGTCGATCACCTGACACCACCGATGACCACCGCCGACACATACGGCGCATTGGCCCAGTTGACGCAATTGGTGGATGAGTATTATCAGGTCGAAGTACTGGACCCCAGCAAGTTGCCGCTGTTGCAGCAACAAATTTGGGAACTGGTCAAACAGACCAATCTCGATTCTGATTTACAGGCAAGATTGCTGCACCACGATCATGACCACGACCACGACCACGACCATGACCACGGTCATGGAAACGGCGCACACGATCACCATGATCATGAAGCAGAGCATGATCATCCCCATGCTCACGACGACAAACTACCCGCCGCGCTCAGTACGTTGGACGGTGCGGGGGTTGCGCATCTAATCGAAGATCTGGACGGTTATCTGTGCGAACTTGGCGCGGCCCAAATTCGCGACGGATTGCATATTCTCGGCGAGCGTCCAGCCGATAATCAGTTAGTAGACATGCTGGTTTCGCTGGTACGACTGCCGAATCAGGATGTGCCGGGCTTGCAGGAAGAAATCGCCAAACTCTTTGGCTTGAGTATGGATATGTTGCTCGACAACAAAGGTCGTCGTCTAAACGCCGATCCCGCGCTGGCACGTTTGGCGCAGTGCGCGATTGTGACCCGCGCCGATGCCTTAGATGCGATTGATGTGTTATGTCGCCAACTGTTCGTCGCACTGCAAGAAAAAGCCTTCTCCACAGACGCCATCGAACCGGTTTTGACCGCGTTATTCGGCGGCGTCGCGGGCGCGGAAGCTGCCACTCAGCCGTTAATGCAACCGACCCTCGTTGTCACTGCGGCACGTCCTTTCAGCATGTTATCTCAGGCAAAAAAGTTTCAGATCAAAAGCAGCGTTGCGCGACCAGCTAACAAGATTGCGCCCGCATCGCTCATCTCATCCCAAACGACTGAGCGCTTTGTAGGATTGCGTCGGGTCATCACCTTCGCCTGTACCAATTTAGTCCCCAATCTGGCCCGTGCGACAGACGAAATCGATAATCTGCTCAATGGTCTCGATGGTGGCTATATTCCGGCCGGTCCGAGTGGATCGCCGACGCGAGGCATGGCGCACATACTGCCGACCGGGCGCAATTTCTATTCCGTCGATCCTCGCAGCGTACCTTCGCAATCGGCCTGGCGCGTGGGTCAGCAACTGGCGAATGAGGTCCTAAGCAGACATCTGCGCGAAACCGGCGCCTATCCCGAAAGTGTCGCCATCAGCATCTGGGGAACCAGCGCGATGCGTACCCATGGCGATGACGTAGCGCAGATTTTGGCGCTGCTTGGCGTGCGTCCGCTGTGGCGTCCGGAAAACCGTCAACTCACTGGCGTCGAGGTGATTCCGCTAGATCAACTCAAGCGCCCCCGTATCGATGTGACGACGCGTATCAGCGGTTTCTTTCGGGATGCGTTTCCGCAGTTGATTACACTCATTGATGACGCGGTGAACGCCGTGTTGATATTGGATGAGCCACTGACGCACAATTTTATCCGCAAACATTATCTGAACGAACTCGACGGCTGGCTCGGCAAGGGCATGCAAGAGACCGAAGCCAAACGGCGCGCTACGTATCGGATTTTCGGTGCCAAACCGGGCAGTTACGGTGCGGGAATTCTGCCGCTTATTCAGGAAAAAAACTGGCAGGCCGATACCGACTTTGCCGAAGCTTACGTCAATTGGGGTGGTTACGCGTATGGGCGTGAGGCGCAAGGGATCGATGAGCGCGACGCCTTCAGTGTGCGTTTATCCGGTGTACAGGTTGCATTGCATAATCAGGATAATCGTGAACACGATATTTTTGACAGTGATGATTACTTACAATTTCACGGCGGCATGATTGCGACCATTCGCGCCCTTACCGGCACGCAGCCCAAGCATTATTTTGGCGATAGTCACGATCCGGCCAGAGCGCAAGTGCGGGACCTGAAAGAAGAAACGCTGCGCGTATTCCGCTCACGGGTAGTGAACCCAAAATGGCTTGCCAGCATACAGCGGCATGGCTATAAAGGTGGTCTGGAACTGACCGCAACCGTTGATTATTTGTTTGGTTACGATGCCACCGCGCAGGTCATGGACGACTGGATGTACGAAGAGGTTGCCAGCACTTACGGCTTCGATCCAACCATGCAACAGTTTTTACAGGAGGCCAATCCATGGGCGCAAAATGCCATCGCCGAACGCCTGTTGGAAGCGGCCAGCCGAGGCATGTGGGCAGCGCCAAAACCGGAAACACTGGACGCATTACGGGAGCTGTATCTGCGCAGCGAAACGCTACTGGAAGCGCGGGGCGAAACCCCGCGTGCTGGCTGA